The DNA sequence CACATCTTGCCTCGCAGGCGTGATCCTTCGAGGTATGACCCAGACTGCCGAACCCCAGAGCGGCCTCGACGACGTCAGCTACGACCAGCTGCGTCAGCTCGTCGGGCTTGTCGACCACGACGCCTCGACCGACCCGTTCCCGGTCAAGGCCATGGACGCGGTGGTGTTCATCGCGGGCAACGCCACCCAGACGGCCTGGTACTACCAGATCGCCTTCGGGATGCAGCTCGTCGCGTACTCGGGCCCCGAGACCGGCGACTTCGAGCGCAAGTCCTACGTCCTCAAGTCCGGCTCGGCCCGGTTCGTCATCACCGGCGGCGTGAAGCCGGACTCGCCGCTGCTCGACCACCACCGCAAGCACGGCGACGGCGTCATCGACCTGGCGCTCGAGACCACCGACGTCGACAAGTGCGTCGAGCACGCCCGCGCGCAGGGCGCGACCATCCTCGAGGAGCCGCACGACGTCTCCGACGACCACGGCACCGTGCGCGTCGCCGCGATCGCGACCTACGGCGAAACCCGCCACTCGCTGGTCGACCGGTCGCGCTACCAGGGCATCTACCTGCCCGGCTACGAGCCGCGCGAGAGCACGGTCAAGCGGCCCGAGGGCGCGCCGAAGCGGCTGTTCCAGGCCGTCGACCACTGCGTCGGCAACGTCGAGCTCGGCAAGATGGACTACTGGGTCGACTGGTACCACCGCGTCATGGGCTTCGTGAACATGGCGGAGTTCGTCGGCGACGACATCGCGACCGAGTACTCGGCGCTGATGAGCAAGGTCGTCTCGAACGGCAACCACCGGGTCAAGTTCCCGCTGAACGAGCCCGCCGTGGCGAAGAAGAAGTCGCAGATCGACGAGTACCTCGAGTTCTACGACGGCGCGGGCTGCCAGCACATCGCGCTGGCCACCAACGACATCATCGCGACGGTCACCGCGATGCGCGC is a window from the Amycolatopsis sp. cg9 genome containing:
- the hppD gene encoding 4-hydroxyphenylpyruvate dioxygenase — its product is MTQTAEPQSGLDDVSYDQLRQLVGLVDHDASTDPFPVKAMDAVVFIAGNATQTAWYYQIAFGMQLVAYSGPETGDFERKSYVLKSGSARFVITGGVKPDSPLLDHHRKHGDGVIDLALETTDVDKCVEHARAQGATILEEPHDVSDDHGTVRVAAIATYGETRHSLVDRSRYQGIYLPGYEPRESTVKRPEGAPKRLFQAVDHCVGNVELGKMDYWVDWYHRVMGFVNMAEFVGDDIATEYSALMSKVVSNGNHRVKFPLNEPAVAKKKSQIDEYLEFYDGAGCQHIALATNDIIATVTAMRAAGVEFLDTPDSYYDDPELRARIGEVRVSIETLKEHSILVDRDEDGYLLQIFTKPIGDRPTVFYELIERHGSLGFGKGNFKALFEAIEREQERRGNL